Proteins from a genomic interval of Diprion similis isolate iyDipSimi1 chromosome 10, iyDipSimi1.1, whole genome shotgun sequence:
- the LOC124411208 gene encoding phospholipase ABHD3, whose product MVELLDAMLDVPKIYYGALLGIGFCTYYLCEVVKKPLLVCAPGPFRDFLEKNIPIVTNKFWPTLWCFESRAQTVMASVLRSRYLPKVMYRREILVLQDGGEVALDWAEANCSPHSPIVIILPGLTGASQAEYIKCLVSAAKKVGIRCVIFNNRGLGGVQLKTPRLYSAAHCDDLSEVVDHVMKLHPNVPLGATGISMGGLILGNYLAREGAAAASKLKAAMCISVPWNVFESTKSIEKPFLNLMLNKHLAENLCRNLKKAELQSNATEKPFNWGADNMLKSCKTVRDFDQNFTIKHFGYKNVEEYYANATLHDKLHCIEIPILCLSAADDPFQPLEAIPIAEANKSKNVAIVVTSRGGHIAFLEGVWPVKQEQYIGKLFSQYFAAIFKTDLNCRPI is encoded by the exons ATGGTGGAATTGTTAGACGCTATGCTAGACGTGCCAAAAATTTACTACGGAGCTCTGCTTGGGATAGGATTCTGCACTTACTATCTGTGCGAAGTAGTCAAA aaaccgCTACTTGTCTGCGCACCAGGACCGTTCCGGGACTTTCTGGAGAAAAACATTCCCATAGTTACGAACAAGTTTTGGCCGACATTATGGTGCTTCGAGTCTCGGGCTCAGACAGTGATGGCAAGCGTTCTACGCTCAAGATATCTCCCGAAGGTGATGTATCGTCG AGAGATTCTGGTGCTCCAAGATGGAGGTGAAGTTGCTTTGGATTGGGCGGAAGCGAACTGCTCGCCGCATTCTCCGATCGTCATCATTTTGCCCGGCCTAACAGGCGCCAGTCAGGCCGAATACATAAAATGCCTGGTTAGTGCtgcgaaaaaagttggtatccgGTGCGTTATATTCAATAACCGTGGTCTCGGAGGAGTTCAGTTAAAG ACGCCACGGTTGTACAGCGCGGCTCACTGCGATGACTTGTCTGAGGTTGTTGATCACGTGATGAAATTGCACCCCAACGTACCTTTGGGGGCGACAGGAATCTCCATGGGAGG GCTTATCCTGGGAAATTATCTCGCTCGTGAAGGAGCTGCCGCAGCCTCGAAGCTGAAAGCAGCCATGTGCATTTCCGTGCCATGGAACGTATTCGAGAGCACGAAAAGCATCGAAAAGCCGTTCCTCAATTTAATGCTGAACAAACACCTCGCCGAAAATCTTTGCCGTAACTTGAAGAAGGCGGAACTCCAGTCTAACGCAACCGAAAAACCGTTCAACTGGGGCGCTGATAACATGCTCAAA AGCTGCAAGACCGTCAGGGATTTCGACCAGAACTTCACGATTAAACATTTCGGTTACAAGAATGTCGAGGAGTATTACGCGAACGCAACGCTTCACGACAAACTACATTGCATAGAGATTCCTATACTCTGTCTCAGTGCGGCCGATGATCCATTCCAGCCTCTTGAAG ccaTTCCCATCGCCGAGGCGAACAAATCGAAGAACGTTGCTATCGTCGTGACGTCACGAGGCGGACATATAGCATTCCTTGAAGGGGTTTGGCCCGTGAAACAGGAACAATACATAGGAAAACTATTCTCGCAATACTTTGCGGCCATATTTAAAACGGACCTGAACTGTCGCCCAATTTAA